Proteins from a single region of Flavobacterium sp. YJ01:
- a CDS encoding YetF domain-containing protein, giving the protein MHFPYLDIIIRSVAVYFFMTIALRIFGKKELSQLNTADIILILLISNSVQNAMVGPDTSLIGGLVAALVLFTINFIIKKLTRKYKTLGDLLLDKPQILIHDGKLDFKALSKLDISDEELKEAMREHGIEFFKNVKLAMLEIDGTISIISEDQKNLKQTHYKRKHNHKNLQKF; this is encoded by the coding sequence ATGCATTTTCCTTATTTAGACATTATCATACGAAGCGTTGCTGTCTACTTCTTCATGACAATTGCCTTGAGAATCTTTGGCAAAAAAGAACTTTCGCAATTAAATACAGCCGACATAATTCTTATTCTTTTAATTAGTAATTCTGTTCAAAATGCTATGGTTGGTCCTGACACAAGCCTAATAGGTGGTTTGGTTGCCGCTTTAGTTCTTTTTACAATAAATTTTATAATCAAAAAACTTACGCGCAAATACAAAACATTGGGCGATTTATTACTTGATAAACCTCAAATTCTAATTCACGACGGAAAGCTAGATTTTAAAGCTTTAAGCAAACTGGATATCTCTGATGAAGAATTAAAAGAAGCGATGCGAGAACACGGAATTGAGTTCTTTAAAAACGTAAAACTCGCAATGCTAGAAATTGACGGAACAATAAGTATTATATCTGAAGACCAGAAAAACTTAAAGCAAACGCATTATAAAAGAAAACACAATCACAAAAATCTACAGAAATTCTGA
- a CDS encoding inorganic phosphate transporter — protein sequence MTLLILIIVLALIFDYINGFHDAANAIATVVATKVLTPFQAVVWAAFFNFLAYWVFGFGVADTVAKTAHTMEINLVVILAGVIAAICWNLLTWWLGIPSSSSHTLIGGFAGAAVAHAIAVHGFSGYVGEDGATHYWYEIVSWYKAGKDGGMPSGVIIIIAFIVLAPLLGALASYLISIWLLNASRKSIGPKIFTIALMIATILFVYYQMVPYEKIDKPRFDSHFWSVAFDSHNIKWFLVAFIILTVSAFCLIFSSLNLHQADAALKKMQLLSSAAFSLGHGGNDSQKVMGIIAAAVAVYINTNPGVHMDAWLDVVLPNDDLGIKGVMPSWIPLACYSAIAAGTLSGGWKIVKTMGSKITKVSSFEGVAAETAGALTLYFTEHLKIPVSTTHTITGSIIGVGLTKRVSAVRWGVTVSLIWAWILTIPISALLAGMVYFVLSVFIS from the coding sequence ATGACGCTACTTATATTAATTATAGTATTAGCTTTAATTTTTGATTACATCAATGGTTTTCATGATGCGGCAAATGCTATAGCGACTGTTGTTGCAACAAAGGTTTTGACACCTTTTCAGGCGGTTGTCTGGGCAGCATTTTTTAACTTTCTTGCCTATTGGGTTTTTGGATTTGGTGTTGCAGATACTGTTGCTAAAACAGCGCACACAATGGAAATTAACCTAGTGGTTATTTTAGCCGGAGTTATTGCGGCAATATGCTGGAACTTATTAACTTGGTGGCTAGGAATTCCGTCAAGTTCTTCGCACACATTAATTGGTGGTTTTGCTGGTGCAGCTGTGGCGCACGCTATTGCAGTTCACGGATTCTCAGGTTATGTAGGTGAAGACGGAGCAACTCATTATTGGTATGAAATTGTAAGTTGGTATAAGGCCGGGAAAGATGGCGGAATGCCTTCGGGGGTTATCATCATTATTGCTTTTATTGTTCTTGCACCGCTTTTAGGAGCTTTAGCTTCTTATTTAATTTCAATCTGGTTGCTAAATGCTTCACGTAAAAGTATCGGACCTAAAATATTTACAATCGCATTAATGATTGCAACTATTTTATTTGTTTACTACCAAATGGTTCCTTATGAAAAGATTGATAAGCCAAGATTTGATTCACATTTTTGGAGTGTAGCTTTTGATTCTCATAATATTAAATGGTTTTTAGTTGCTTTTATCATCTTGACAGTTAGTGCTTTTTGTTTGATATTTAGCAGTTTAAATTTACACCAAGCAGATGCAGCTTTGAAAAAAATGCAGTTACTGTCTTCTGCGGCTTTTAGTTTAGGTCACGGAGGTAACGATTCTCAAAAAGTAATGGGAATTATTGCAGCTGCGGTTGCGGTATATATCAATACAAATCCAGGAGTTCATATGGATGCTTGGTTGGATGTTGTGCTTCCAAATGATGATTTAGGAATTAAAGGTGTAATGCCAAGTTGGATTCCTTTAGCATGTTATTCTGCAATTGCTGCGGGAACTTTAAGTGGTGGATGGAAAATTGTAAAAACAATGGGTTCTAAAATCACAAAAGTAAGTTCGTTCGAAGGTGTTGCTGCTGAAACTGCAGGAGCTTTGACACTTTACTTTACAGAGCACTTAAAAATTCCAGTAAGTACAACGCATACTATTACAGGATCTATTATTGGTGTTGGATTAACAAAACGTGTTTCTGCAGTACGCTGGGGAGTTACCGTAAGTTTAATCTGGGCTTGGATTTTGACTATTCCGATTTCTGCTTTATTGGCAGGTATGGTTTATTTTGTGCTAAGCGTATTTATTTCGTAA
- a CDS encoding DUF47 family protein yields MSINSIFQFLVPKDKKFFPLFEEASSNLIELASNLHEAVNLPLKEREILFQKIDELEQKGEDITRQTNLELSRNFITPFDREDIHTLITSIDNVADYLHGASSRMRLYQVDKITKSIRKMTEINLEACQNIDSAVKELRNLQNFKVIKDACSRINKLENKSDNVYNKAVFEIFENETDAKNIIKYKEVLSVLESATDKCKSVANILESISVKHS; encoded by the coding sequence ATGTCAATAAACAGTATTTTCCAATTTTTAGTGCCGAAAGACAAAAAATTCTTTCCACTTTTTGAAGAGGCTTCAAGCAATTTAATTGAATTAGCTTCTAACTTACACGAAGCTGTAAATTTACCATTAAAAGAAAGAGAAATTCTTTTTCAAAAAATTGACGAATTAGAACAAAAAGGGGAAGACATTACACGTCAGACAAACCTTGAGTTAAGCAGAAACTTTATTACTCCATTTGACAGAGAAGATATTCACACGTTAATTACTTCAATTGACAACGTTGCCGATTATCTTCATGGTGCATCAAGCCGTATGAGATTGTATCAGGTTGATAAGATTACAAAATCTATCAGAAAAATGACCGAAATCAATCTTGAAGCTTGCCAAAATATTGATAGTGCTGTAAAAGAATTGAGAAATTTACAGAACTTTAAAGTTATTAAAGATGCTTGTTCTAGAATTAATAAATTAGAAAACAAGTCTGATAACGTATATAACAAAGCAGTTTTTGAAATTTTTGAAAACGAAACAGATGCTAAAAATATTATTAAATATAAAGAAGTATTATCTGTTTTAGAATCAGCAACAGACAAATGTAAGAGTGTTGCGAATATACTAGAATCTATTTCTGTAAAACATTCTTAA